In the Phyllopteryx taeniolatus isolate TA_2022b chromosome 1, UOR_Ptae_1.2, whole genome shotgun sequence genome, AGGCAATAATAAGTCATTTGAATGCTATAATGGTTTCCAATAAGAATGCAATCTACATATGTAACTGGTGCTTTTGTTACTGCAAacatgttaaacacaaataagtcactttcaaatgttaattttgtttTCACCTGTCTTTTTCACTTCACAAAAGCATGTTTACCACCACCCATGCATATTTTACCAGTCCCTTAAATTCCATACACTTGACACTCACAACTTCCCTCACCCCTTTATAGTAATAGCTTACTCATCATGATCAacctgatgatgatgacataACTAATTACAGGAAGTGCTCAATCAGTACCAACTGACttgtaaaaaaatgaacaacttTGAATTCCCATCTTATTACAAAATGGTTTATTTGACAACAGAAGCATGCATTATGTACAAAAAACcctgaaaataaaaactgacatTCACATGCATGATATTCAAGGCTTACTGTTGTcttttgcctttaaaaaaatatttgcagagAGTGCATAACACTGTGCCAATAAAATAGTTTCATCGTAGAAACACaagctgtaaaaacaaaagcttCATTTATTTGAATCACAAAGCAAAGCGCTGGAACATGGGTAAAAAAGTAGGGATGCAAAAAATTAAAGGAACAGCCGCCATCCACATTTCATGGAGTAggtacagtgccaccagaaaatattcacaccccttcacgtttatccacattttgctttgttacagacatattctaaagctgatttgagtatagttttctttttaaaagaaaaaaaatctacataaaatatcccaaaataacaaagcaaaaaaaatttcagacatttgtgtatatttataaaaaagatttaaacattcaaacataatcgGTACGTAAGTATTCACACTCTTTGCTATGATACTCAAACTTAAACTCAGGTGCATCTGAGTTCCACTGAtgatccttgagatgcttctgcaacttgaatggagtccacctgtggtaaattcagttgattgaacatcatttggaatggcacacacctatCAAAATAAGCTCTCCATGTTGGCAGTCCATATCAGAACAGAAACCAAGCAAGACCAGATCTCCGAGAccagattgtgtcaaggcacaaatctgggaaggatacaaaagaatttcagcagcatcgAAGGTCCCATAATGCAATGTGGATCGATTATTCGtcaatggaagaagtttggaaccaccaggaccTGCCTAGATCTGGCTgtccgaccaagctgagtaacaGGGGATGAATGGCCTTGGTcaaagaggtgaacaagaaccctatggtcactaaggcgaAGCTCAAGTGCTCCCTTGCAGAGATCCAGAAGGTCAACTATTGCTatcgcactccaccaatcaggcctttgtggtagagtggccagatggaagccacttctcactaaaatgcacatggcagcccgcttggagtttgccaaaatgcaccttaaggattctcagacctgcagaaacaaaatcatctggtctgatgaaaccaaaatagaactctttggcctgaattgcaagaaTCATATCTGGAAAAGAGgcagcactgctcatcacctggctaccAGCATCCCTATTTGTGAACCAGGGTGGTGgcggcatcatgctgtggggctgcttttctaatGCAGGAACTGGTGACTCGTCcgcatagagggtaagatgacagctgccaaatatagagaaatttttcaagagaacttgctccagagtgctctggaactcagactagggtgTCGATTCACCTTTCAACACGACAATGACACAAAGCGCACagccaaaggagtggcttcaggagcagcctgtgaattTCTTTGAGTGGCCCAGATCAGAGcctggacttgaatccaatcgaacatctctggaaagacctaaaaatggctgtccaccgacactgcccatccaacctgactgaccttgaaaggatctgcagagaagaatgggagaaaatgccccaaaacaggtgtgccaagctcgtagaagacttgaggctgtgattgctgccaaaggtgcttcaacaaaatattaagccaacagtgtgaatacttatgtacctattatgtttaaatgttcacattttcaatacatttgcacaactgtctgaaaatctGTTTTTGCGTTTttattatgggatattttatgtagatgtttttaaaactacactcaaatcagctttagaataagtgtGTAACatggcaaaatgtggaaaaagtgaaggggtgtgaatccTTTCTGGTGGCCATTTAGGTAAGTAGGTCAATATGAAAACAATTTGTGGTCAATAGCGGCATCGCTTGTTATTTGGCCCTTCAAAAACTCCATCTACAGGACTGCCCCTTCCATACACTGGTGACGGACCACCAGGGGTGGCTTGTGGTAGTGGTGGGTGCTGCTGTTTCGGTGATTCAACCTCTGCTCGTCCTGCCAGAGATCCACTCAGCGGATATCTGTCGCCTCGCTATGGTATCACAGCAGGATTGGATATGTTGGCATGGCAGCGTTTGTGGGTGTAAGAGGTGAGTCCAGTATCCACAAATGCCCAATTCAAGTATTTGAAGTGCAATGCGTCAAAAGTTGTTTTGATCCAAGTCAGCCACAGAAATTACAGATTGGGTGGTTGACAGAGCAGTggtagatagagagagagatagggAGAGACTGTTagcttgttcttgtttttttttgtttttggtcattagcaaatattttcaataattCATTGATCAATATCAGATTGACCCCCACCCCTCAAATAAAAACTCCCCTAAGGTCAATATTTATGGTAGCAGGGCCAGATACGTTACCATGTTGGCATTTTCAGACATCAATAGTGGGCCCATGTTTGCAGTTCCCACTGGGCTGATGGCGGTGCCCCTTCCACCCATGCTCATCATTTGACCCTGGTTAGCGCTGGGCCCTGGCGGGGCCTGGTTAAAGCCATCTACCACAAAACAATGCAGCATAGGTTGGTCATCAGATGGCTCAGTATCATATTCCCTATGACACACCTTTTCCCATTTTCCATTGTCCCAATTCTACCCCCAACCAGCCTGGTTCCGCCCTGTGTGATCGCTTTTTCAAAGACAGTTTACTAATCACCCACCCACCCTTAGCCCCAACTATCCATGTttatatattcattattttagtaCAGCTTTTATGTTGCTATTTGTTTTCTCCTTTGCATTGCATCTCAAGGGGCTCCCAAAGAGAAACATGAATGCTTAAAATGGTAATTTATTGAGAAGAAGCCTCTtgtaatacaaaacaaattaagatTGATATACAACACTGAGGAAGACATCTTCCACGTGTTCTTGCATCGACTGCTGTTTAAACAAACATGGCCATACCTGCCATATTAATGGCTCCACGAGGGCCCAGATCAGTCACTCTCAATTCCTGTCCTCTCtgaaaaaagtgaagaaatATAAAATGGGCAGCCCAGCTTTGATAGAAATTTGCAGTGGAGAGCCAATGACACAATACGCACACATTACATAAAAGATGTACATTATTGACAATGGAACGTTTTATAGTTATCTCATTAACTGGTCAGAGATCATCGCATGCCACCACAGAGCAATTGACTTTTACATTGATacaaacagggggaaaaaaagtgtcaatttatcATTTCGACACACACTGACCCAACTATATAAACagacatttaaaattttgaataattGCAACAGTAGCACAGAGGACGAATAATCAACTGCAGtgacacattcacatttttaatattatgcaATTCTATTGAATCCAACATCATAGTGCAACAGCCACTGTTGTCAAATAGCAGATTACAAACTGGTGGAACTGAACAACTATTATAATTATTTAGATTTGATTTCATGGGCTAAAGTCTTCTAAACATCTTTACATTTTTAAGCCGTTCCACTTCCTTTGCTTTGTATGTGAATgtaaaatcattgcattctcaATTGAACTCAACTGAATCATGGCTGAATGTTACTAATACAGGGGTTCCTCCATTTACAATGGAGCGCCGTTCCAACGAAACCCGGTTTTGTCCATAAGTcgaagtttgtctgcaacaagccCTGGCTGACTAACCAGGCCATTTCATTTATATCATTTTAAAAGGCAATGGAAACATATGCATGTTCAGATAAAAGGAAAGCATTACGAAAGGCATGCATGTGTTTACAtgtattagtattttattttttttacttttcataaatGGCTGTACTTAAATTAACATAACAGCAGCATAACTTTCATGTCATGGCATACATGGGGGTTTGGATtatggcaaaaaaagaaaacctgatttgaagataaaatgtttgttatatatacacacacacacacacgtatatacagtgggtacagaaagcaTTCAGAttcccttaaaattttcactgttatattgcagccattttctaaaattcattttttccccctcaatgtacacacagcaccccatattgacagggaaaaaaacagaattgttgatatttttgcagaacagctgaaatatcacacagccataagtattcagaccctttgctcagtatttagtagaagcacccttttgagctaatacagccaagagtctttttggaaatgatgcaacaagcttttcacacctggattttgaTCCTCTGcccttcctccttgcagatcctttctaggatggtgaatgttttatatatatatacacatatatatatatatatatatatatacacatatatatacacatatatatatatatatacacatatatatacacatatatatatatatatatatacacatatatatatatatatatatatatatatatacatatatatatatatatatacatatatatatatacatatatatatatatatatatatatatatatacacacacacatatatatatatatatatacacacacacatatatatatatatacacacacacacacacacacatatatatatatatatatatatatatatatacacacacacacacacacacatatatatatatatacacacacacacatatatatatatatatatttatatatatatacacacacacacacacatatatatacacacacacacatgtatacacatatatatatatatatatatatatatacacacacacatatatatatatatatatatatacacacacacatatatatatatatatatacacacacatatatatatatatacacacatatatatatatacatatacatatatatacacacatatatatacacatgtatatatatacacatatatacacatatatatacacacatatatatacatatacacatatatatacatatatatatatatatatatatacacatatatatacatatatatatatatacacacacacatatatatatatatatacaaatatatatatacacgtatatatatatatacaaatatatatatatacacatatatatacatacacatatatatacatatatatatatatatacacatatatatatgtatatgtatatatatatatatatatatatatatatacacatatatatatatgtatatgtatatatatatatatatatatatgtatatatatatatgtgtgtatacacacatatatatatatatatatatatatatatatatgtatatatatgtgtatatacacatatatatatatatatatgtgtatatgtatatatgtatatatgtgtatatatatatgtgtatatatatatatatatatatatatcagtgatttccaacctttatgaagccaaggcacatattttacaattgaaaaatctcacggcacaccaacaaacaaaaatgtcacaaaaagtcgaTACCTTAATTACTATAGgtacttctgccatctaatagaagagcatgcatttgttttgttggtCACTATGTCTCACTAGcataaatgacaaaacaaagatacattatatcTTGTAAATAAGtacttttttgagcaattacgtaaaattgtataatttcccACGATACACctgataagcattcctcaactttctcaatcttttttcccacctgtcccagcttttttggaacgtgttgcagccataaaattctaagttaatggttatttgctaaaaacaataatgtttatcagtttaaacattaaatatcttatctttgaagtgtattcaattaaatataggttgaaaatgatttgcaaatcattgtattctgtttttatttatgtttaacacaacgtcccaacttcattggaattagagTTTTACATCAAAATCCCATTCAAAAGAGCAGAAAGGGTGTAGCATGATAAAACATTTCGATATTGATGATATTTTACTCtgctacaaaaaatgttttttttgtttttgacgacGCACAACTGGAGGCATAAACGACACGTCTATGATTAAGTCTTCAAtacattcactcattcattcatttcccgtaccgcttatccttagtagggtcgcgggcatgctggagcctgtcccagctgactgtggacgaaaaggcagggtacaccccgaactggtcaccaggcaatcgcagggcacatataaacaaccatttgcactcacattcacacctacaggcaatttagagccttcaattaacctaccgtgcatgtttttgggatgtgggaggaaaccggagtacccggagaaaacacacgcaggcacggggacaatgGCACACacgcgaggccggatttgaacccaggtcaaTACATCCGCAACACAGAAATCACTAATCCACACATTTACGATgaatttttgtcaaaattgagGTCAATGtgcttaaaatatttgtatttttttaagataatcCTTAATTTTCTTGTGATGGACAAATCCAAATCTAATTAATTTTGGCATTTGACTAAACATTTAGTTATCTGTCTTTATTCagttttgtgcaaaaaaataaaaatatcaaagtGTAGGTTTTCGTGTATTTGAAGGCATGACTGTTCTACTTACATTGTCCTGGTAGGCCGGTTTAAAGGTATCTGGTTGGCGCTTCAGCTCTTCCTGTTCTCTGTGCGTTCTCATCATTTCTTCCTCTCGTCGTCTTCGCTCCTCCTCATGCCTGCTGACGCATATTTAGGGAAGAACATCTCTGAGTGCTGCGCTGTCAGTTGTTTAAATAGTGACATCATAGCAGCATGACAAAGTGCAACCTGCAAATGAATCCAACTAAGCAACGAAACACGGTAACCATGTTGTCCTTATGTCATGTCTGCAAGGAAAACATACCTCAACTCTATCTGTTTTCGTCTGTGAAGCTCCTGGTTGCGAAGCTCCTCCAATCGCCTCAACTCCTCTTGACGTCTCATCAGATCTGGATAGGATGGCAATGGAAAGGAGTACCAGCAAGTGAGAGCATTCTTGTAACTGAATTGAATAGAAAGCTTACACTTGCAGCAATTAGCTGAAGCAATCCAAATACAGTGCCGTGccattctcaaattcttattttttggtttaGTTTCCTCACTTTGTTTAGATTggcaaacaaatgtgaatatcataCAAACACAACCCAAGTAAAgataaaattcagtttttaaaatgcgattttatttattttggggggggggagactattcaaagctacctggccctttgtgaaatagtaattgccccctaaacctaataacaggttgggccaccctcagcagcaacaacagaaatcaagtgttttctataactgacaaggagtctttcacatctttgtggagatattttcaccactcttccttgcagaattttcTTAATTCAGAAAAATTGTGGCTTTttgagcatgaatggcctttttaaggtcatgccacagcatttcaatcagattcaaagCTGGACTTTAACTGGAATGCCAttccaaaaccttttttaagccattaagaagttgacttgctggtgtgttttggattgctGTCCCCAAGTGCACTGTGACCGAACATTCTCCTCCAgaattttctggtaaagagcagaattcatggttccattaatCATCTAGGTCCTGAAATAGCAAAGTAGCCCCGGACCATCACACTACGACTACCATATGTTTGATTGTTggctttttctgaaatgctgtgtaaCATTTACGCTAGATGGCGGCCTCAAGATGGAGGCGCGTGCATACGCAGTGGCTGCTCTCTGTCCCAAACgaactgtgtttttgtgtttttcgtcttaCACGTCAGAGTGTTTTAGTTCGTCTTCGTCATGTCTACATGTTCCAAGACGCAGATAAAGTCGTGAGCTTCTGTTCGACACCGCCAGAACTACTTTTACCAAGTTAAAGTCTACTCTcactgaggagctacggaactgtgGTCTGCTCCGGGTGCCTACAACAGCTGCGACCGCCACTCCTGCTTCGCGCCCAGAGTGGAGGCGCCACCAACGgcggaggaggaagcagaaaccGGGCAAGCGTGGAGGTATCTGAGCTAGGCTAGCGGCTAAACCACACAAGCCGGCTATTGCCTCCATCGTGTTAGCCAACGGACGCTCTCTGGACAACAAGCTGGATTACATTCAACTACTCCGCTCTACCCGTAACAGTGTGGGAGAgtgctgtttttgtatttgtgaaaaCATGGCTTAACAGCAGCGTGCCAGACGGCGCCATTCAGCTCAACTGGCTTGCATGCTACAAAGCGGACAGAACTCCCGCAGGAGGTAAGACTCGCGGCGGCTGACTGTGTGCTTACATCAATCTTGCCTAGTGTCGTGACGCTATCTTGGTCAGTCAACACTGCTCACCGCTACTGGAGTTTATGGCTCTGAAGGCCGTTTTCTTTACCGAGGGAATTCCCTGCCATACTGCTTGCGGCAGTCTATATTCCTGCAAACTCCAGCAATAACAGGTGTGAGGTGCTAAATTTGGTATACCATCATATCAGTGAACAGCTGATGGCCCACACAGATGCTTTCCTCATCCAagctggggactttaacaatgcTGACCCCAAGGCTTTGTTTCCTAAACTCTATTCAAACACTGACTTTCCAACACGGGGAAATAACACTCAGTCCTAAAGCTATTGAAATGGCTTTGTAATGCTTTCCAgtctgatagatgtcaattactttatttctcatatgttcttgaatttctttgaatcgtggcattttgttgcagctttttgagctCTTTTGGCAGACTTCACTTAGACAGGTTCAACTTTGAGGGATTTCTGAATTGAACAGGTCTGTAGGTAATAAGGTTTGGGTGTtgtcattgaaaatgaaatcagcttttcaagaaaaaatttGATGaaccacagttaattcatgatttaacaaggggggcaatTATTTGTTCACACAGGTCTAGCTAGATTTCaataccccccccccttaataaataaaatctaaattgaaaaacagcattttataaTTACTTGGATTatctttgtctaatatttacatttgtttgaagatCTTATACAATAAAGTGggtaaactatgcaaaaaataagaatttgagaagggggccaatactttatCACGGCACTATAGATCCTACCATGCCTCATTAACATGAGTTGGTGTTCATGTTTTGCTGACTCCAGTTCAGCCTCCAGCTTCTCTTTGGCTTCTTTAATATTCCTGTCCACCTGCTCTCGTTGCTGTTTCTCCAGCTCATCAAGAGCTTTCCAGCGAGACGAGTATTCAAACTCAAATGTCCCCGGCTGGGCGAAATGTGGTGTTTGCTCCCGTTCCCTGATGAAAGACAAGCAAACACTCCAGTGTGTTGAGTCACTAAAAACCCATGTCATTTATCGTCTTTTGACTCACTTGAGGTACTTTGGAGTTATTGTTAACATCTTTTCAGGCAGTCCTTCCTCATCATCAAAGTGC is a window encoding:
- the LOC133488706 gene encoding paraspeckle component 1-like isoform X3, whose amino-acid sequence is MADQNGRGPNPQSSSSPQPSKSGANSPAADDKRTLANKDSPAAAAEQLPAAEGAEAAAVESGQVQEKMTLDISSFRKPGEKTFTQRSRLFVANLPLDIPEEEFVNMFAKYGNTAEVFINPERGFGFIRLETRTLAEIAKAELDGTVLNNRPIRIRFAAHGGALTVRNLLPVVTNELLEQAFSQFGPVERCVVVTDDRGRSTGRGFVEFASKVAARKALECCKEGALLLTATPCPAIVESTEHFDDEEGLPEKMLTITPKYLKEREQTPHFAQPGTFEFEYSSRWKALDELEKQQREQVDRNIKEAKEKLEAELESAKHEHQLMLMRHDLMRRQEELRRLEELRNQELHRRKQIELRHEEERRRREEEMMRTHREQEELKRQPDTFKPAYQDNRGQELRVTDLGPRGAINMADGFNQAPPGPSANQGQMMSMGGRGTAISPVGTANMGPLLMSENANMRGDRYPLSGSLAGRAEVESPKQQHPPLPQATPGGPSPVYGRGSPVDGVFEGPNNKRCRY